A single Pseudomonas brassicacearum DNA region contains:
- a CDS encoding LysR family transcriptional regulator: MRKSLMRMTLRQLQIFNEVCDLRSYSRAADEMSLTQPAVSLQIRSLEELIGQPLFEYVGKKLYMTEAAEALQRASRDIFGRLENLDMQLSDMQGSLQGQLKLAVESSAKYFVPHLFAAFKRQHPEVNLNLTVVNRGQVIRRLSDNRDDLVIMSMVPQDMGLEFLPFLNNPIVAVAPPDHPLCHMGPLRLQDLEPYTLLLREPGSGTRLACEEYFKEKRVHFTQTLEVASAEAQRECVVAGLGVALLTRHAVSRELSSGALIELPVEELPLYRSWCLVQARAKRLSPVAHAFLAFVRGERAQIIGLVERFDGKPPALPASS, from the coding sequence ATGCGTAAGTCATTGATGCGTATGACATTGCGTCAATTGCAGATTTTCAATGAAGTGTGCGACCTGAGGTCCTACAGCCGTGCAGCCGACGAAATGTCTCTCACACAACCGGCCGTTAGCCTACAGATTCGTTCCCTGGAAGAGCTGATTGGCCAGCCATTGTTCGAGTATGTCGGTAAAAAACTCTACATGACCGAAGCCGCCGAAGCCCTGCAACGTGCCAGCCGGGACATCTTCGGACGCTTGGAAAACCTCGATATGCAGCTCTCGGACATGCAGGGTTCGCTGCAAGGCCAATTGAAGCTGGCGGTGGAGTCCAGCGCCAAGTACTTCGTCCCGCACCTGTTCGCCGCGTTCAAGCGCCAGCACCCGGAGGTCAACCTCAACCTCACGGTGGTCAACCGCGGGCAGGTCATTCGACGGCTTTCGGACAACCGTGACGACCTGGTGATCATGTCCATGGTGCCCCAGGACATGGGCCTGGAATTCCTGCCCTTTCTCAACAATCCGATCGTCGCCGTGGCACCGCCCGATCATCCGCTGTGCCACATGGGCCCGCTGCGCTTGCAGGACCTGGAGCCCTATACGTTGCTGTTGCGCGAACCGGGCTCGGGCACGCGATTGGCCTGCGAGGAGTATTTCAAGGAGAAACGGGTGCATTTCACCCAGACACTGGAGGTGGCGTCGGCGGAGGCCCAACGCGAGTGCGTGGTGGCCGGGCTGGGCGTGGCGCTGTTGACGCGCCACGCCGTGAGCCGGGAACTGTCGTCCGGCGCACTCATCGAGTTGCCGGTGGAGGAATTGCCGCTGTACCGCAGCTGGTGCCTGGTGCAGGCCAGGGCCAAGCGCCTGTCACCGGTGGCTCACGCCTTCCTGGCATTCGTTCGCGGTGAGCGCGCTCAGATCATCGGCCTGGTTGAGCGTTTCGACGGGAAACCGCCGGCGCTGCCTGCCAGTAGTTGA
- the hexR gene encoding transcriptional regulator HexR, protein MNLLQHIAQSRHLLRKSELKVADHVLLDPAAVMHSSMADLAHSVGISEPTIVRFCRAIGCSGFQDLKLKLAQSLAAGASFGQFAIHEDDSVADYSLKIFDTTLHTLMEVREKLDPVALQKAVTAMSQAQRVEFYGFGASGAVAADAQHKFFRLLLTAAAYSDPHMQAMSAVTLKPTDVAICISQSGRSKDLLITANLVRESGASLITLCPSQTPLAELSTVNLAIDVHEDTEIYTPLTSRIAHLVVIDVLAMGVAMARGPSLVNHLKSVKRSLRSLRLSPKSVKALDD, encoded by the coding sequence TTGAACCTGTTGCAACACATCGCCCAGTCACGCCACTTGCTACGCAAGTCGGAGCTGAAAGTCGCCGATCACGTACTACTTGATCCTGCGGCCGTGATGCATAGCTCCATGGCCGATCTTGCCCACAGCGTCGGTATCAGCGAACCGACCATCGTGCGTTTCTGCCGGGCCATCGGTTGCTCGGGTTTCCAGGACCTGAAACTCAAGCTGGCGCAAAGCCTGGCCGCCGGCGCGAGCTTTGGCCAGTTTGCGATCCATGAAGACGACTCCGTTGCTGACTACAGCCTGAAAATTTTCGACACGACCCTGCATACCCTGATGGAGGTTCGCGAGAAGCTCGACCCGGTGGCGTTGCAAAAAGCCGTCACGGCCATGTCCCAGGCCCAGCGTGTCGAGTTTTATGGCTTTGGCGCCTCGGGCGCAGTGGCGGCCGATGCCCAGCACAAGTTCTTCCGGTTGCTGCTGACGGCTGCGGCCTATTCCGACCCGCACATGCAGGCCATGTCAGCGGTGACCTTGAAGCCCACCGATGTCGCGATCTGCATTTCCCAGTCGGGGCGTTCCAAGGACCTGCTGATCACCGCGAACCTGGTGCGCGAGAGCGGTGCCTCACTGATCACCCTGTGCCCGAGCCAGACGCCATTGGCGGAACTGTCCACGGTGAACCTGGCCATCGACGTGCATGAAGACACCGAGATCTACACGCCGTTGACCTCGCGTATCGCCCATCTGGTGGTAATCGACGTGCTGGCAATGGGTGTCGCCATGGCGCGAGGCCCAAGCCTGGTCAACCACCTCAAGAGCGTGAAGCGCAGCCTTCGCAGCCTGCGGCTGTCGCCCAAGTCGGTGAAGGCGCTGGACGACTGA
- a CDS encoding acetyl-CoA carboxylase biotin carboxylase subunit, translating to MITKILIANRGEIAVRIVRACAEMGIRSVAVYSDADRHALHVKRADEAHSIGADPLAGYLNPRKLVNLAVETGCDALHPGYGFLSENAELADICAERGIKFIGPSAEVIRRMGDKTEARRSMIKAGVPVTPGTEGNVAGIEEALTEGDRIGYPVMLKATSGGGGRGIRRCNSREELEQAFPRVISEATKAFGSAEVFLEKCIVNPKHIEAQILGDSFGNVVHLFERDCSIQRRNQKLIEIAPSPQLTPEQRAYIGDLSVRAAKAVGYENAGTVEFLLAEGEVYFMEMNTRVQVEHTITEEITGIDIVREQIRIASGLPLSVKQEDIQHRGFALQFRINAEDPKNNFLPSFGKITRYYAPGGPGVRTDTAIYTGYTIPPFYDSMCLKLVVWALTWEEAMDRGLRALDDMRLQGVKTTAAYYQEILRNPEFRSGQFNTSFVESHPELTNYSIKRKPEELALAIAAAIAAHAGL from the coding sequence TTGATAACAAAGATCTTGATCGCCAACCGTGGTGAGATTGCCGTCCGCATTGTGCGCGCTTGCGCCGAGATGGGCATTCGCTCGGTCGCGGTCTACTCCGACGCGGACCGCCATGCGTTGCATGTCAAGCGTGCGGACGAGGCCCACAGCATCGGCGCCGATCCGCTGGCCGGCTATCTGAACCCGCGCAAACTGGTGAACCTGGCGGTGGAAACCGGTTGTGATGCCTTGCACCCCGGCTATGGTTTCCTCTCGGAAAACGCCGAACTGGCAGACATCTGCGCCGAACGCGGAATCAAATTCATCGGCCCCTCGGCAGAAGTCATTCGCCGCATGGGCGATAAGACCGAGGCGCGCCGCAGCATGATCAAGGCCGGTGTGCCGGTCACGCCAGGCACCGAAGGCAACGTAGCGGGCATCGAAGAAGCGCTGACCGAAGGTGATCGGATCGGCTACCCGGTCATGCTCAAGGCTACGTCTGGTGGTGGCGGTCGGGGTATTCGTCGCTGCAACAGCCGCGAAGAACTCGAACAGGCCTTCCCTCGGGTCATTTCCGAAGCCACCAAGGCGTTCGGTTCGGCGGAAGTGTTCCTGGAAAAGTGCATCGTCAATCCCAAGCACATCGAAGCGCAGATCCTGGGCGACAGTTTCGGCAACGTGGTGCACCTGTTTGAGCGTGACTGCTCGATCCAGCGCCGCAACCAGAAACTGATCGAAATTGCCCCGAGCCCGCAGCTGACCCCCGAGCAGCGCGCCTACATCGGCGACCTGTCGGTGCGCGCCGCCAAGGCCGTGGGCTACGAAAATGCCGGCACTGTGGAGTTCCTGCTCGCCGAAGGCGAGGTGTACTTCATGGAGATGAATACTCGGGTGCAGGTGGAACACACCATCACCGAAGAAATCACCGGTATCGACATTGTTCGTGAGCAGATCCGCATCGCCTCCGGGCTGCCGCTGTCGGTCAAGCAGGAAGACATCCAGCACCGTGGCTTTGCGTTGCAGTTCCGCATCAACGCCGAGGACCCGAAAAACAACTTCCTGCCCAGCTTCGGCAAGATCACCCGCTACTACGCCCCTGGCGGCCCGGGTGTGCGCACCGACACGGCGATCTACACCGGCTACACCATTCCGCCGTTCTACGATTCGATGTGCCTCAAGCTGGTGGTCTGGGCGTTGACCTGGGAAGAAGCGATGGACCGTGGCCTGCGGGCCCTGGATGACATGCGCCTGCAGGGGGTCAAGACCACCGCCGCGTATTACCAGGAGATTCTGCGCAATCCGGAATTCCGCAGCGGCCAGTTCAATACCAGCTTCGTTGAAAGCCACCCTGAACTGACCAACTACTCGATCAAGCGCAAACCCGAAGAGCTGGCCCTGGCCATCGCCGCCGCCATTGCCGCCCACGCAGGCCTGTAA
- the oadA gene encoding sodium-extruding oxaloacetate decarboxylase subunit alpha produces the protein MSKKIFVTDTILRDAHQSLLATRMRTEDMLPICDKLDKVGYWSLEVWGGATFDACVRFLKEDPWERLRQLRAALPNTRLQMLLRGQNLLGYRHYSDDVVKAFVAKAAVNGIDVFRIFDAMNDVRNLRVAIEAVKAAGKHAQGTIAYTTSPVHTIDAFVAQAKQMEAMGCDSVAIKDMAGLLTPYATGELVKALKSEQSLPVFIHSHDTAGLAAMCQLKAIENGADHIDTAISSFAWGTSHPGTESMVAALKGSEFDTGLDLELLQEIGLYFYAVRKKYHQFESEFTAVDTRVQVNQVPGGMISNLANQLKEQGALNRMSEVLAEIPRVREDLGFPPLVTPTSQIVGTQAFFNVLAGERYKTITNEVKLYLQGGYGKAPGLVNETLRRQAIGGEEVIDVRPADLLKPEMTKLRGEIGALAKSEEDVLTYAMFPDIGRKFLEERDAGTLTPEVLLPIPEAGSVGSVGGEGVPTEFVIDVHGETYRVDITGVGVKAEGKRHFYLSIDGMPEEVVFEPLNEFVGGGSSKRKQATAPGHVSTTMPGNIVDVLVKEGDVVKAGQAVLITEAMKMETEVQAAIAGKVTAIHVAKGDRVNPGEILIEIEG, from the coding sequence ATGTCCAAGAAGATCTTTGTTACCGACACAATCCTGCGCGACGCCCACCAATCGCTGCTCGCCACCCGCATGCGCACCGAAGACATGCTGCCGATCTGCGACAAGCTCGACAAAGTCGGCTATTGGTCGCTGGAAGTCTGGGGCGGCGCGACATTCGACGCCTGCGTGCGCTTCCTGAAGGAAGACCCGTGGGAGCGTCTGCGCCAACTGCGCGCGGCGCTGCCCAACACTCGTCTGCAAATGCTGCTGCGCGGCCAGAACCTGCTGGGCTACCGCCATTACAGCGATGACGTGGTCAAGGCGTTCGTGGCCAAGGCCGCCGTCAATGGCATCGATGTGTTCCGTATTTTCGATGCGATGAATGACGTGCGTAACCTGCGCGTTGCCATCGAAGCGGTAAAGGCTGCCGGCAAACATGCCCAGGGCACCATTGCCTACACCACCAGCCCGGTGCACACCATCGACGCATTCGTGGCCCAGGCCAAGCAGATGGAGGCCATGGGGTGCGACTCGGTGGCGATCAAGGACATGGCCGGTCTGTTGACCCCTTATGCCACTGGCGAACTGGTCAAAGCGCTGAAATCCGAGCAATCGTTGCCGGTGTTCATCCACTCCCACGACACCGCCGGCCTGGCCGCAATGTGCCAGCTCAAGGCTATCGAAAACGGTGCCGATCACATCGACACCGCGATCTCAAGCTTCGCCTGGGGCACCAGCCATCCGGGCACCGAGTCGATGGTCGCGGCCCTTAAAGGCAGCGAATTCGACACGGGGCTGGACCTGGAGCTGTTGCAGGAAATCGGCCTGTACTTCTACGCCGTGCGCAAGAAGTACCACCAGTTCGAAAGCGAGTTCACCGCCGTGGATACCCGCGTCCAGGTCAACCAGGTACCGGGCGGGATGATCTCCAACCTCGCCAACCAGTTGAAAGAGCAGGGCGCACTGAACCGCATGAGCGAAGTGCTGGCGGAAATCCCGCGCGTGCGCGAGGACCTCGGTTTCCCGCCGTTGGTGACCCCGACTTCGCAGATCGTCGGCACCCAGGCGTTCTTCAACGTGTTGGCCGGTGAGCGCTACAAGACCATTACCAACGAAGTGAAGCTCTATCTGCAGGGTGGCTACGGCAAGGCGCCGGGTTTGGTGAATGAGACGCTGCGTCGCCAGGCCATCGGCGGCGAAGAGGTGATCGACGTGCGTCCGGCCGATTTGCTCAAGCCGGAAATGACCAAGCTGCGCGGTGAAATCGGTGCGCTGGCCAAATCCGAAGAGGACGTACTGACCTACGCGATGTTCCCGGACATCGGTCGCAAGTTCCTCGAAGAACGCGATGCCGGCACCCTGACCCCTGAAGTGCTGCTGCCAATCCCTGAGGCCGGCAGTGTGGGCTCGGTGGGCGGCGAAGGTGTACCGACCGAGTTCGTCATCGACGTTCACGGCGAAACCTATCGCGTCGACATCACCGGTGTGGGCGTCAAGGCCGAAGGCAAGCGTCACTTCTACCTGTCCATCGATGGCATGCCGGAAGAGGTTGTGTTCGAACCGCTCAATGAATTCGTCGGCGGCGGCAGCAGCAAGCGCAAGCAAGCCACTGCGCCGGGCCATGTCAGCACCACCATGCCGGGCAACATCGTCGATGTGCTGGTCAAGGAAGGCGACGTGGTCAAGGCCGGTCAAGCAGTGCTGATCACCGAAGCCATGAAGATGGAAACCGAAGTGCAGGCGGCCATCGCCGGCAAGGTCACCGCGATTCATGTAGCCAAGGGCGACCGGGTCAATCCGGGCGAGATCCTGATCGAGATCGAAGGCTGA
- a CDS encoding PA3496 family putative envelope integrity protein, with product MTQSYEERSAVKTRRQQEDQRRMAFRRAIEDRYEQRQLLAEISEFPDATEFNYWQAAPAVSRRNAQPGR from the coding sequence ATGACCCAGTCCTACGAAGAACGCAGCGCCGTCAAAACCCGTCGTCAGCAGGAAGACCAGCGCCGCATGGCGTTCCGTCGTGCCATCGAAGACCGCTATGAACAGCGCCAGCTCCTGGCCGAAATCAGCGAATTTCCTGACGCGACAGAATTCAACTACTGGCAGGCAGCGCCGGCGGTTTCCCGTCGAAACGCTCAACCAGGCCGATGA